In Aspergillus luchuensis IFO 4308 DNA, chromosome 1, nearly complete sequence, the following are encoded in one genomic region:
- a CDS encoding uncharacterized protein (COG:S;~EggNog:ENOG410PRXE;~InterPro:IPR013900;~antiSMASH:Cluster_1.6): MSLSLQSPTTTKASDLASKRRRFQPPITSFFSTTSTPPSEDNDNVTTDRTHHLSHNHYSAATCSPTPIVPTKVQASLLSVGMRVRKSVAEGYKTRLAKPDPSFSELAPYSGMRSHSAPMNLITDDEGDAFSLPSSSQESNAGGQKRSYDVDFDLDDSEDDDVAASGLGLSTHNATSMGRTILAPKLNQQRRRFVTLRKHATISEGMGMDIDDFEEASFLRSREEVDMEYGSVSRSSEIEMGGI, from the coding sequence AtgtccctctccctccagtcccccaccaccaccaaggccTCCGACCTGGCCTCCAAACGCAGACGCTTTCAGCCACCAATCACTAGCTTCTTCTCAACTACATCTACACCTCCCTCAGAAGACAATGACAACGTGACCACCGACCGcacccaccacctctctCACAACCACTACTCCGCCGCAACCTgctcccccacccccatcgtCCCCACCAAAGTCCAagcctccctcctctccgtcggCATGCGCGTTCGCAAATCTGTCGCAGAGGGCTACAAGACTCGTCTGGCGAAGCCCGACCCCAGCTTCTCCGAGCTGGCTCCCTACAGCGGCATGCGCAGTCATTCCGCACCCATGAACCTTATCACCGATGACGAAGGCGAcgctttctccctcccctccagcaGCCAGGAGTCCAACGCCGGTGGTCAGAAACGCTCTTATGATGTGGACTTTGACCTCGACGatagtgaggatgatgacgttGCTGCTTCGGGTTTGGGTCTATCTACACACAATGCTACTTCCATGGGCCGGACCATCCTTGCGCCCAAGTTGAATCAGCAGCGAAGACGGTTTGTGACGTTGCGGAAACATGCCACTATTTCTGAGGGCATGGGTATGGATATTGACGACTTTGAGGAAGCCTCCTTCTTGCGCAGTCGCGAGGAGGTGGATATGGAGTATGGCTCTGTGAGTCGAAGCTCGGAGATTGAAATGGGCGGGATTTAA
- the SDA1 gene encoding SDA1 family protein (BUSCO:EOG09260TLW;~COG:D,Z;~EggNog:ENOG410PFF6;~InterPro:IPR012977,IPR027312,IPR016024,IPR007949;~PFAM:PF05285,PF08158;~antiSMASH:Cluster_1.6;~go_process: GO:0000055 - ribosomal large subunit export from nucleus [Evidence IEA];~go_process: GO:0030036 - actin cytoskeleton organization [Evidence IEA];~go_process: GO:0042273 - ribosomal large subunit biogenesis [Evidence IEA]) gives MVKRKLGALEKVEADLPNLQHKIRRDPKSYIEDFRAQHYQYESHREIFMTAPSSTTETGLISLRELIDFIAHVADCYPEITKDFPQQLMDILSQHHLILQPELREKIVGSLVLLRKKELLDSATLLQTLFPILISTPSKTLRALIFQKILMDLRQANAKTTNHKLNRTMQTVLFNLVTSDRTSSKGLWAIKLTRELWKRQIWTDAKAVEVMKEASLASNEKVIVGGVRFFLGGDKEREEMEDESSDEEAIDLGRVKHQVGINKKTRKKSRAVEKAKATVKRRERKKNQPHPLNFSALHLLHDPQGYAESLFSKHLQSTKSKLNLDQKLMVLQLVTRLVGLHKLHIMHLYSYFQKFLTPRQPSVTSFLASLAQASHDLVPPDDLEPLVQKIANEFVSEASASEVASAGLNAIREICARQPLAMNETLLQDLVMYRKSKDKGVMMAGRGLLSLFREVNPEMLKRRDRGKDASIGLKAGERKEKRFAEQEAGGIEGLELLEKWKEEERRKRRAEKGLASDASDDEEEGEEDNWASWNVEDDEDSDDSGDWINVQSDAEIDISDSEDEKDGPPAKKAKSSESSSDDKAEKKEEEKEESAEAKFSKLATTRILTPADLAKLQELRTEAAINSLVPGAKKRDRDDPLTAEEIEGLAALSAGKATREERIAHAKEGKTDRSEHKSITAKRKERKQDQGKSTTNKEKARKKNFLMTLGKAKSKNKRSLVQTRAVLKAHHDRAKRGGRRGNIG, from the exons ATGGTGAAAAGAAAGTTGGGAGCCTTGGAAAAGGTTGAGGCTGATCT GCCCAACCTGCAGCACAAGATTCGGAGAGATCCCAA ATCCTACATCGAAGACTTCCGCGCTCAGCACTACCAATATGAGAGTCACCGAGAAATTTTCATGACCGCGCCTTCGTCGACCACAGAGACGGGTCTGATATCTCTTCGAGAATTGATCGACTTCATTGCTCATGTGGCCGACTGCTACCCCGAGATTACGAAGGACTTCCCTCAGCAGCTCATGGATATTTTGAGCCAGCACCATCTGATCCTTCAGCCAGAGTTGCGCGAAAAGATCGTCGGTAGCTTGGTGCTtctgaggaagaaggaattgTTGGACTCGGCGAC ATTGCTTCAGACTCTGTTCCCTATCCTTATTTCCACCCCCAGCAAAACCCTACGAGCTCTTATCTTCCAAAAGATCCTCATGGACCTTCGTCAGGCCAATGCGAAGACCACGAACCACAAGCTTAATCGCACCATGCAGACCGTCCTGTTCAACTTGGTGACTTCGGACCGGACTTCTTCTAAGGGCCTGTGGGCTATCAAGCTTACGCGCGAACTGTGGAAGCGCCAGATCTGGACCGATGCCAAGGCTGTTGAGGTCATGAAGGAAGCCAGTCTGGCATCGAACGAAAAAGTCATCGTTGGCGGTgttcgcttcttcttgggtggTGACAAAGAGCGCGAGGAAATGGAAGATGAGAgcagtgacgaagaagccaTTGACTTGGGGCGAGTAAAGCATCAAGTCGGCATCAACAAGAAGACCAGAAAGAAGTCCCGTGCGGTTGAGAAGGCTAAGGCAACCgtaaagaggagggagcgcaagaagaaccaGCCGCATCCTCTGAACTTCTCCGCtttgcatcttctccacgACCCCCAGGGCTACGCCGAGTCCTTGTTCTCGAAGCATTTGCAGAGCACCAAGTCCAAGCTCAACTTGGATCAAAAGCTCATGGTGCTTCAGCTGGTGACCCGCCTTGTCGGATTGCATAAACTGCATATCATGCACCTCTACTCCTACTTCCAGAAATTCCTGACTCCCCGTCAGCCATCCGTCACGTCGTTCTTGGCTTCGCTGGCGCAAGCATCCCACGACTTGGTCCCCCCGGATGACCTGGAGCCCTTGGTTCAGAAGATCGCAAATGAGTTCGTCTCGGAAGCCTCTGCGTCTGAGGTTGCATCGGCCGGTCTTAACGCTATCCGAGAGATTTGCGCACGACAGCCACTCGCCATGAATGAGACCTTGTTGCAGGATCTTGTCATGTACCGCAAGAGTAAGGATAAGGGTGTCATGATGGCGGGTCGAGGTCTGCTCAGTCTGTTCCGGGAGGTTAACCCTGAGATGCTCAAGAGACGGGACCGCGGCAAGGACGCTTCCATTGGCCTTAAGGctggagagaggaaagagaagcgcTTCGCGGAACAAGAGGCCGGTGGTATCGAGGGTCTGGAGCTCCTGGAGAaatggaaggaggaggagcgccgGAAGAGGAGAGCTGAGAAGGGCTTGGCTTCTGATGCttctgatgatgaggaggaaggcgaggaggacaACTGGGCATCCTGGaatgtggaagatgatgaggacagcGACGACTCGGGCGATTGGATCAATGTGCAGAGCGACGCTGAAATCGACATTAGCGATTCCGAGGACGAGAAAGACGGACCTCCcgccaagaaggccaagtcCAGTGAAAGCAGCAGTGATGataaggcggagaagaaggaagaagagaaggaagagtcTGCTGAGGCCAAGTTCTCCAAGCTTGCAACGACTCGCATTCTCACCCCGGCTGACCTGGCTAAGCTCCAAGAGCTGCGCACTGAAGCCGCTATCAACTCACTCGTGCCAGGCGCGAAGAAGCGTGATCGTGACGATCCTCTGACGGCCGAAGAGATCGAGGGCCTGGCTGCTCTCTCTGCCGGCAAGGCCACGCGTGAGGAGCGGATTGCCCATGCCAAGGAAGGCAAGACTGATCGGTCTGAGCACAAGAGTATAACGGCCAAGCGCAAGGAGCGCAAGCAGGATCAGGGCAAGAGTACGAccaacaaggagaaggcgcGCAAGAAGAACTTCTTGATGACCCTGGGTAAGGCCAAGAGCAAGAACAAGCGGAGTTTGGTGCAAACCCGCGCCGTTCTCAAGGCTCATCATGATCGGGCCAAGCGGGGAGGTCGCAGAGGAAACATTGGTTAA
- the RPS5 gene encoding 40S ribosomal protein uS7 (COG:J;~EggNog:ENOG410PIAI;~InterPro:IPR020606,IPR036823,IPR000235,IPR023798, IPR005716;~PFAM:PF00177;~antiSMASH:Cluster_1.6;~go_component: GO:0015935 - small ribosomal subunit [Evidence IEA];~go_function: GO:0003723 - RNA binding [Evidence IEA];~go_function: GO:0003735 - structural constituent of ribosome [Evidence IEA];~go_process: GO:0006412 - translation [Evidence IEA]) produces the protein MSEHGEVEVENPAAAFQVLPKEAIAEMGSVKLFNKWSYEDVEIRDISLTDYVQIRSPVYLPHSAGRYAAKRFRKAQCPIIERLTNSLMMNGRNNGKKLMAVRIVAHAFEIIHIMTDQNPLQVAVDAIVNCGPREDSTRIGSAGTVRRQAVDVSPLRRVNQAIALLTIGAREASFRNIKSIAECLAEELINAAKGSSNSYAIKKKDELERVAKSNR, from the exons ATGTCTGAACACGGCGAAGTCGAGGTCGAAAACCCCGCTGCGGCCTTCCAGGTCCTGCCCAAGGAGGCTATCGCGGAGATGGGATCCGTGAAGCTGTTCAACAAGTGGAGCTACGAGGATGTTGAGATCAGGGACATCTCCTTGAC CGACTACGTCCAGATCCGCTCCCCTGTCTACCTTCCTCACTCCGCTGGCCGCTATGCTGCCAAGCGTTTCCGCAAGGCTCAGTGCCCCATCATCGAGCGCCTGACCAACTCCCTCATGATGAACGGCCGCAACAACGGAAAGAAGCTCATGGCTGTCCGCATCGTTGCCCACGCCTTCGAGATC ATCCACATCATGACCGACCAGAACCCTCTCCAGGTCGCCGTTGACGCTATCGTCAACTGCGGTCCTCGCGAAGACAGCACCCGTATCGGTTCCGCTGGTACCGTCCGTCGTCAGGCCGTCGATGTGTCTCCCCTCCGCCGTGTCAACCAGGCTATTGCCCTCCTGACCATCGGTGCTCGCGAGGCCTCTTTCCGTAACATCAAGAGCATTGCTGAGTGCCTGGCTGAAGAGCTCATCAACGCCGCCAAGGGTTCCTCCAACTCCTAcgccatcaagaagaaggacgagcTCGAGCGTGTTGCCAAGTCCAACCGGTAA
- a CDS encoding putative AMP binding domain protein (COG:I,Q;~EggNog:ENOG410PI0R;~InterPro:IPR042099,IPR010506,IPR000873,IPR037337;~PFAM:PF00501;~SMCOG1002:AMP-dependent synthetase and ligase;~TransMembrane:1 (i350-370o);~antiSMASH:Cluster_1.6): protein MADDNPELHAALRDLDKELEEGDITEKGYQKRRTVLLSQFFGPNMKLDFGAPTSRDGTSSLTSSTHPPQAILNVRPPTAESTTLGDSSQSFSNGRDSYNNGSFGYERRVSGDTQGSYDRESMLLPADRAPSAASYDSLFLPKNKPAPPMQESSRTATLLSQNYAFNPGYHHDAYEEPIGAYDMPPGGVTRQSTMLDSQQGFFSDFAGQQQDDYRDSYGGGFHRYSQSDTFSPTANMAPPLIPASELAHGPALAHLQPLEPRDIPFAVQDPHDKNTPMSNFDNIPAVLRHRARIHGKQPAYWVLDQKGKEIASITWEKLASRAEKVAQVIRDKSNLYRGDRVALIYRDSEVIEFAVALMGCFIAGVVAVPINSLEDYQSLNLVLTSTQAHLALTTENNLKNFQRDITAQKLNWPRGVEWWKTNEFGSYHPKKKDDTPPLVVPDLAYIEFARAPTGDLRGVVMSHRTIMHQMACLSAIVSTVPMSSGMARPRGETIISYLDPRQGIGMIIGVLMTVYGGHTTVWLEDRAVETPGLYAHLITKYRATIMAADYPGLKIAAYNYQQDPMATRHYKKNSEPNFGTVKLCLIDTLTVDPEFHEILADRWLRPMRNPRAREIVAPMLCLPEHGGMVISMRDWLGGEERMGCPLTHEMDPAEREDSKKEEKRSGKADNNSGFGSSLLGGGGAPTPAPQEQGKTELGEVLLDKEALKSNEIVVLAMGEEARKFAGTMPNAVRVGSFGYPIPDATLAVVDPETNLLCTSNVIGEIWVDSPSLSGGFWALPKHTEAIFHARPYKFEEGNPTPILVEPEFLRTGLLGCVIEGKIFVLGLYEDRLRQKVEWVEHGQEIVEHRYFFVQHMIVSILKNIPKIHDCTAFDVFVNEEHLPIVVLESYAASTAPTTSGGPPRQLDSVLLESLAERCMEVLYQEHHLRVYCVLLTAPNTLPRVTKNGRQEIGNMLCRKEFDSGTLPCVHVKFGVERSVLNLPVGVDPVGGIWSPLALMSRQELLALQDKQYSGVDYRDVVMDDRTSTPLNNFNTIVDLLQWRVSRQAEELAYCSIDGRGKEGKGITWKKFDLKVAAVAMYLKNKVKVRPGDHLVLMYTHSEEYVYAVHACFCLGVVAIPLAPIDQNRLSEDAPAFLHVINDFHVKAIIVNSDVDHVLRQKLVSQHIKQSAQVLRIGVPAIYNTTKPTKQSHGCRDLGFTVKSSWLSANQAAMVWTYWTPDQRRISVHIGHDTIMGMCKVQKETCQMTSSRPVLGSVRSTLGLGFLHTCLMGIYVGAPTYLVSPVDFAQNPMTLFVTLSRYKIKDTYATSQMLDYAMSAMAGKGFQMQELKNLMISAEGRPRVDIYQKVRLHFASASLDRTAINIVYSHVLNPMVVTRSYMCIEPVELWLDIRALRRGLICPVDPDTDPTALVIQDSGMVPVNTQIAIVNPETCTLSHVGEYGEIWIQSDACAKSFYGSKQDFDMERFNGRVMDGDPNVAYVRTGDLGFLHTVTRPIGPGGQPVEMQVLFVLGGIGETFEVNGLNHFPMDIEYSVERCHRNIVSGGCAVFQAGGLIVVVVEVTRKAYLASLVPVIVDAILNEHQVIADIVAFVSHGDFPRSRLGEKQRGKVLASWVTRKLRTIAQFSIRDGEGPEHPFAEAPQHRVSRSSKPGSTMGNSTRRSTVVPDPDLMPRSPAPILVEHSEATMGSYPPIPEPSIHSPTGTLPEGGMPSVPHIAEPARPTSASTNGAPAVPRKELPTTISNPDFGFDFGDFANSATAGSLTESAGHGHMPESLPYRTNVPAHDEPQRAPSNGSYPVRTDSYNRTPLADPMEGSTGDWPQEALMYQANLGYDDAHGLHRNQI from the exons ATGGCGGACGATAATCCCGAGCTTCACGCCGCTCTGCGCGACCTTGATAAAGAATTGGAG GAAGGTGATATTACGGAGAAGGG ATACCAGAAGCGGCGCACCGTTCTCCTGTCGCAGTTCTTTGGCCCTAATATGAAGCTGGATTTCGGCGCACCCACGTCAAGGGATGGAACTTCATCACTCACAAGCTCAACCCATCCTCCACAAGCCATCCTCAACGTCCGACCCCCAACGGCGGAGTCCACAACCCTGGGCGACTCGTCGCAGTCCTTTTCCAACGGGCGTGATAGTTACAACAACGGAAGTTTCGGATATGAGCGCAGGGTTAGTGGGGATACACAGGGCTCTTATGATAGAGAGAGCATGCTGCTGCCCGCTGATCGAGCCCCCTCGGCAGCCTCCTACGATTCACTTTTTCTGCCGAAGAACAAACCTGCACCTCCCATGCAAGAGAGCTCACGTACAGCCACACTTCTGAGCCAAAACTATGCATTTAACCCCGGCTATCACCACGATGCCTACGAAGAGCCTATCGGAGCCTATGATATGCCGCCAGGTGGAGTCACGCGACAGTCGACAATGCTCGACTCCCAGCAGGGGTTTTTCTCTGATTTTGCCGGCCAACAGCAAGATGATTATAGGGATAGCTACGGTGGTGGCTTTCACCGCTACTCTCAGTCGGATACGTTCTCCCCTACGGCGAATATGGCACCGCCGTTGATCCCCGCTTCTGAACTCGCTCATGGGCCGGCACTTGCTCACCTTCAACCACTGGAGCCTCGCGACATTCCATTTGCCGTACAGGATCCTCATGACAAGAATACGCCAATGTCGAACTTCGACAACATTCCCGCCGTTCTCCGGCATCGAGCGCGGATACATGGAAAGCAGCCCGCATATTGGGTATTGGACCAAAAGGGCAAAGAAATTGCTTCCATCACATGGGAAAAACTAGCCAGTCGCGCTGAAAAGGTGGCGCAGGTCATTCGTGATAAAAGCAACCTCTATCGCGGTGATCGCGTGGCGTTGATTTACCGGGATTCTGAGGTCATCGAATTTGCTGTCGCACTGATGGGCTGTTTCATCGCCGGCGTCGTTGCTGTCCCCATCAATAGTCTTGAGGACTACCAGAGTCTCAACCTGGTTCTTACCTCAACCCAAGCACATCTGGCATTGACGACAGAGAACAACCTAAAGAATTTCCAGAGAGACATCACGGCCCAGAAGCTAAATTGGCCCCGGGGAGTAGAGTGGTGGAAGACCAATGAATTTGGCAGCTATCaccccaagaagaaggacgatACCCCACCCCTTGTGGTCCCAGATCTGGCGTATATTGAATTCGCCAGGGCGCCAACCGGCGACCTCCGCGGTGTCGTCATGAGCCACCGGACAATCATGCATCAAATGGCTTGCCTCAGCGCAATTGTTTCAACTGTACCTATGTCCTCGGGCATGGCTAGGCCGCGTGGTGAAACGATCATCAGCTACCTCGACCCTCGACAAGGCATTGGTATGATTATCGGCGTCTTGATGACCGTATATGGTGGTCATACCACTGTCTGGCTAGAGGACCGTGCAGTCGAGACGCCGGGTCTCTATGCCCACCTTATCACGAAATATAGGGCAACCATCATGGCTGCAGACTATCCGGGGTTGAAGATTGCCGCTTACAATTACCAGCAAGATCCAATGGCGACACGGCATTACAAGAAAAACTCAGAGCCAAACTTCGGAACAGTGAAGCTCTGCCTTATAGATACACTCACCGTCGACCCCGAGTTCCATGAAATACTTGCAGATCGGTGGTTAAGACCCATGAGAAACCCGAGGGCCAGAGAAATCGTTGCACCCATGCTGTGTCTTCCCGAGCACGGTGGCATGGTTATCAGTATGCGAGACTGGCTTGGTGGCGAAGAGCGCATGGGCTGTCCCTTGACGCATGAGATGGACCCAGCTGAGCGCGAAGAtagcaagaaagaagagaaaaggtcTGGAAAGGCTGATAACAACAGTGGTTTTGGCAGTAGCTTactgggtggaggaggtgctcCTACGCCAGCCCCGCAAGAGCAAGGAAAGACTGAGCTTGGTGAGGTCCTTCTGGACAAAGAGGCTCTCAAGAGCAACGAAATTGTGGTCTTGGCAATGGGTGAAGAGGCTAGGAAATTCGCCGGGACCATGCCCAACGCCGTGCGTGTTGGCTCCTTCGGCTATCCCATTCCTGATGCCACACTGGCTGTCGTTGACCCTGAGACCAACCTGCTGTGCACTTCGAACGTCATCGGCGAGATCTGGGTGGACTCCCCGTCTCTATCTGGTGGCTTTTGGGCATTGCCGAAACACACAGAAGCCATCTTCCATGCACGTCCTTATAAGTTCGAAGAAGGGAATCCAACCCCGATCCTGGTTGAGCCAGAATTCCTTCGCACAGGCCTGCTTGGCTGTGTCATTGAGGGCAAAATCTTCGTGCTAGGTCTCTATGAGGACCGGTTGCGTCAGAAGGTCGAGTGGGTAGAACACGGGCAAGAAATCGTCGAACATCGTTACTTCTTTGTCCAACACATGATCGTCAGTATTTTGAAAAACATCCCCAAGATTCATGACTGCACAGCTTTCGATGTTTTTGTCAACGAAGAACATCTTCCCATTGTTGTATTAGAGTCATATGCGGCATCAACTGCACCGACGACATCAGGTGGTCCTCCACGGCAGCTGGACTCGGTTCTTCTTGAATCTCTTGCCGAGAGATGCATGGAAGTGCTGTATCAGGAGCATCACTTGCGCGTTTATTGCGTGCTGCTCACAGCTCCTAACACCCTTCCTCGTGTTACGAAGAATGGGAGACAGGAGATCGGTAACATGCTGTGCCGCAAGGAGTTTGATTCTGGAACTCTGCCGTGCGTGCATGTCAAGTTCGGCGTTGAACGATCCGTCCTCAACTTGCCAGTTGGGGTTGACCCAGTCGGTGGTATATGGTCTCCGCTGGCCTTGATGTCAAGGCAAGAACTGCTCGCCTTGCAGGACAAGCAATACTCGGGCGTTGACTACCGTGACGTAGTCATGGATGATcgcacatccacccccctcaacaACTTCAACACCATTGTGGACCTTCTTCAATGGCGTGTCTCTCGGCAAGCTGAAGAATTAGCTTATTGTTCCATCGACGGTcgaggaaaggaaggcaaGGGCATCACTTGGAAGAAGTTTGACCTGAAGGTTGCTGCCGTAGCAATGTATTTGAAGAACAAGGTTAAGGTCCGACCTGGGGATCACTTGGTTTTAATGTACACTCATTCGGAAGAATACGTTTACGCTGTACATGCGTGCTTCTGCTTGGGTGTCGTTGCCATCCCCCTCGCCCCCATTGATCAGAACCGTCTCTCCGAAGATGCTCCGGCTTTCCTTCACGTCATTAATGATTTCCATGTCAAGGCCATCATTGTCAACAGTGATGTTGACCATGTGCTAAGACAGAAGCTCGTCTCGCAGCACATCAAGCAGTCTGCGCAAGTACTCCGAATCGGTGTCCCAGCTATATACAACACTACAAAGCCTACCAAGCAGTCGCATGGCTGCCGGGACCTCGGTTTTACGGTCAAGAGCTCCTGGCTGAGTGCGAATCAGGCAGCTATGGTGTGGACCTATTGGACACCGGACCAGAGGAGAATCTCTGTTCATATTGGTCACGATACAATCATGGGCATGTGCAAGGTGCAGAAAGAGACCTGCCAGATGACTAGCTCAAGGCCGGTGCTTGGTAGCGTACGGAGTACTTTGGGCCTGGGATTCCTTCATACCTGTCTAATGGGTATCTATGTTG GAGCGCCAACCTACCTTGTATCGCCTGTCGACTTTGCGCAGAACCCCATGACGCTCTTCGTTACCCTTTCACGCTATAAGATTAAGGACACGTACGCTACTAGCCAAATGCTGGACTATGCAATGAGTGCCATGGCTGGCAAGGGCTTCCAGATGCAAGAGCTGAAAAATTTGATGATCTCAGCCGAAGGCCGTCCAAGAGTCGATATTT ACCAGAAAGTGCGCCTCCACTTTGCTTCTGCCAGCTTGGACCGTACTGCCATCAACATCGTGTATTCCCACGTCCTCAACCCCATGGTTGTTACCAGATCCTACATGTGCATCGAGCCTGTTGAGCTGTGGCTCGACATCAGGGCTTTGCGCCGTGGACTGATCTGCCCCGTGGATCCAGACACCGATCCCACTGCTCTTGTCATTCAAGACTCGGGTATGGTCCCAGTAAATACGCAGATAGCTATCGTGAACCCAGAGACATGCACTCTGTCCCACGTCGGCGAGTATGGTGAGATTTGGATCCAGTCGGACGCTTGCGCCAAGTCATTTTACGGATCCAAACAGGATTTTGATATGGAGCGTTTCAATGGTCGGGTTATGGATGGCGATCCCAACGTCGCCTACGTGCGTACTGGtgatcttggcttccttcacACAGTTACGAGACCTATTGGCCCCGGTGGCCAGCCTGTCGAGATGCAAGTGCTGTTTGTTCTTGGAGGAATTGGTGAAACCTTCGAAGTTAATGGTCTGAATCACTTCCCGATGGACATCGAATACTCTGTGGAGCGATGCCACCGCAATATCGTATCTGGGGGGTG TGCTGTCTTCCAAGCTGGAGGCTTGATCGTGGTCGTTGTCGAGGTTACAAGAAAGGCTTATCTAGCGTCTCTGGTCCCTGTGATTGTCGACGCCATCCTCAACGAGCACCAGGTCATCGCTGATATCGTGGCATTTGTTTCACACGGAGACTTCCCTCGGTCCCGTCTCGGTGAGAAACAACGTGGGAAGGTGTTGGCGTCATGGGTTACTCGGAAGCTGCGGACCATTGCTCAGTTTAGCATCCGTGACGGAGAGGGCCCCGAGCACCCATTTGCTGAAGCTCCTCAGCATCGTGTCAGCCGCAGCTCGAAACCCGGAAGCACCATGGGCAACAGCACTCGGCGATCCACCGTCGTACCGGATCCTGATCTCATGCCTCGCTCCCCGGCTCCAATTCTGGTCGAGCATTCCGAAGCGACCATGGGCTCCTATCCCCCTATCCCAGAGCCAAGCATCCACAGTCCTACTGGCACCCTGCCCGAAGGTGGTATGCCTTCCGTCCCGCACATCGCAGAGCCAGCCCGGCCGACCAGCGCCTCAACGAACGGGGCTCCCGCTGTGCCACGGAAAGAACTCCCCACGACCATCAGCAACCCCGACTTTGGCTTCGACTTTGGTGACTTTGCCAACTCGGCCACAGCAGGATCACTGACCGAGTCTGCTGGCCACGGGCATATGCCCGAGAGCCTCCCCTACCGAACCAATGTCCCAGCTCACGATGAGCCGCAACGCGCCCCAAGCAATGGAAGCTACCCTGTTCGGACCGATTCTTACAACCGCACACCCCTCGCAGATCCTATGGAGGGAAGTACCGGCGACTGGCCCCAAGAAGCTCTCATGTACCAGGCCAATCTGGGATACGATGATGCCCACGGCCTCCACCGCAATCAAATctag